The Puntigrus tetrazona isolate hp1 chromosome 4, ASM1883169v1, whole genome shotgun sequence genome includes a window with the following:
- the gpr85 gene encoding probable G protein-coupled receptor 85, protein MIPSPSMANYSHAGDHNILQNVSPLATFLKLTSLGFIIGVGVVGNLLISILLVKDKSLHRAPYYFLLDLCASDILRSAICFPFVFTSVKNGSAWTYGTLTCKVIAFLGVLSCFHTAFMLFCVSVTRYLAIAHHRFYTKRLTFWTCLAVICMVWTLSVAMAFPPVLDVGTYSFIREEDQCTFQHRSFRANDSLGFMLLLALILLATQLVYLKLIFFVHDRRKMKPVQFVPAVSQNWTFHGPGASGQAAANWLAGFGRGPTPPTLLGIRQNSNAAGRRRLLVLDEFKTEKRISRMFYIITFFFLSLWGPYLVACYWRVFARGPVIPGGYLTAAVWMSFAQAGVNPFICIFSNRELRRCFSTTLLYCRKSRLPREPYCVI, encoded by the coding sequence ATGATCCCTTCTCCATCTATGGCGAACTACAGCCATGCAGGGGACCACAACATCTTGCAGAATGTCTCTCCGCTCGCCACTTTCCTTAAACTGACCTCCCTGGGTTTCATCATCGGCGTTGGCGTGGTCGGAAACCTCCTGATCTCCATCCTGCTGGTCAAAGACAAGAGCCTTCATCGAGCACCCTACTACTTCCTGCTGGACCTCTGCGCTTCGGACATCCTCCGCTCGGCCATCTGCTTCCCCTTCGTCTTCACCTCCGTCAAGAATGGCTCAGCCTGGACCTACGGCACGCTGACCTGCAAAGTGATCGCCTTCTTGGGCGTGCTCTCCTGTTTCCACACTGCCTTCATGCTGTTCTGCGTTAGCGTGACGCGGTACCTGGCCATCGCCCACCACCGCTTTTACACCAAGCGGCTGACCTTCTGGACATGCCTGGCCGTCATATGCATGGTGTGGACGCTGTCAGTAGCCATGGCGTTCCCTCCAGTGCTGGATGTGGGCACATACTCCTTCATCCGCGAGGAGGACCAGTGCACCTTCCAGCACCGCTCCTTCCGCGCCAATGACTCGTTGGGCTTCATGCTGCTCCTTGCACTCATCCTCCTGGCCACCCAGCTTGTCTACCTCAAGCTCATCTTTTTCGTCCACGACCGCCGAAAGATGAAGCCGGTGCAGTTCGTGCCCGCCGTCAGCCAGAACTGGACCTTCCACGGCCCGGGGGCGAGCGGCCAGGCTGCGGCGAACTGGCTGGCGGGCTTCGGCCGAGGCCCCACGCCTCCCACCCTGCTGGGAATCCGGCAGAACAGCAATGCGGCGGGCCGCAGGCGTCTGCTGGTGCTGGACGAGTTTAAGACTGAAAAGAGGATAAGCAGGATGTTCTACATCATTACCTTCTTCTTCTTGAGCCTGTGGGGACCCTACCTTGTAGCCTGCTACTGGAGGGTGTTCGCCCGAGGCCCAGTGATCCCGGGAGGCTACCTGACGGCCGCCGTATGGATGAGTTTCGCCCAGGCGGGAGTCAACCCATTCATCTGCATCTTCTCCAACCGGGAGCTCCGGAGATGCTTCAGCACCACGCTCCTCTACTGCAGAAAATCCAGGTTACCGAGGGAACCCTACTGTGTTATATGA
- the LOC122342907 gene encoding small integral membrane protein 30-like, whose product MAPKDQNALTVLCVFLLLLVQTAEAFDGGDAAALLLGATVTLVGICACLGWYARTRSGQF is encoded by the coding sequence ATGGCTCCCAAAGACCAAAATGCACTCACGGTGCTCTGCGTTTTCCTCCTGCTTCTCGTCCAGACTGCCGAGGCGTTTGACGGCGGAGACGCGGCGGCTTTGCTGCTGGGCGCGACAGTGACGCTCGTGGGCATCTGCGCGTGCCTCGGCTGGTACGCGCGCACGAGAAGCGGCCAGTTTTGA